In Sus scrofa isolate TJ Tabasco breed Duroc chromosome 14, Sscrofa11.1, whole genome shotgun sequence, the sequence AGACTTCCCACACTCATTACATTCATAGGGCTTCTCCCCTGTGTGAGTTCTCTGATGTGATCTGAGGACTGAACTGCAAGTGCAAGTTTTCCCACACTGATCACAGTGATAAGACTTCTCCCCTCTGTGTGTTCTCTTATGTATTGTATAGTCTGACTTATGGTAGAAAGTGTTCTCACACTTTTTACACATGAAAGCTTTCTCCCCTGTGTGAGTTCTCTGGTGAATAGTAAGGTATGAATTTCTAGAAAAGaatttcccacattccttacattcatagggtttctctcctgtgtgagtTCTCTGGTGTTTAGTGAGATCTGACTTATTATAGAAGGtttttccacattcattacatttataaggTTTTTCCCCCGTGTGTATTCTCTGATGTACAATGAGGACTGATTTCTCAGAGAAGGATTTTCCACACTCAtcacattcatagggtttctcctTTGTGTGTGTTCTCTGATGTACTTTTAAGCCTGAGTTGcgactgaaagctttcccacactGATTACATTTATAGGGTTTCCCCCCTATGTGAGTTTTCTGATGTTTAGTGACATCTGACTTATGACAGAAGGTTTTCCCACATACCTTACAATCATAAGGTTTTTCACCTGTGTGAGTTCTCTGATGTATTTTAAGGTATGAATTTCTGGAGAAGAATTTCCCACATTGATTACACCCATAGGGTTTCTCAcctgtgtgtgttttctgatgTACTGTGAGAACTGAGTTGCTTATGAAGGTTTTTCCACATTgattacattcatagggtttctctcctgtatgaattctctgatgtacTGTGAGATATGACTTATGGTAGAAGTTTTTTCTACATtctttacattcatagggtttctctcctgtgtgagtTCTCTGATGAATTATGAGATGTGAATTCCTAGAgaaggatttcccacattcattgcATTTATAAGGTTTTTCACCTGTGTGGATTCTCTGATGTAAAGTGAGAAGGGATTTCCTAGAGAAACATTTTCCACATTCTTTACATTCATAGAGTTTCTCTCCTGTATGTACTCTCTGATGTTTGGTAAGTTTAGATTTTTTACAGGATACTctt encodes:
- the LOC100738050 gene encoding zinc finger protein 883 isoform X8 — protein: MFNFSTGPVPSIKIPCDTNGMSLKYISELINEKNYLRKRSDDLSAYGKLFLHINHEKTHLGEEPYEFIQNGKYLRYNEHLIPYQKIQNIEQSFEYKECGEDFHEKTVFITYKQTHIGQRPCEHNECDKIFCNYSSLMVHKMAQRRENLNECSKYGKTFGKSSLLKHRVHLKVKYYKNVEKVDNFSRSNFPDIGERSFESRNLGELFRERSVLNVTKRACIQDEAYECNECGRVSCKKSKLTKHQRVHTGEKLYECKECGKCFSRKSLLTLHQRIHTGEKPYKCNECGKSFSRNSHLIIHQRTHTGEKPYECKECRKNFYHKSYLTVHQRIHTGEKPYECNQCGKTFISNSVLTVHQKTHTGEKPYGCNQCGKFFSRNSYLKIHQRTHTGEKPYDCKVCGKTFCHKSDVTKHQKTHIGGKPYKCNQCGKAFSRNSGLKVHQRTHTKEKPYECDECGKSFSEKSVLIVHQRIHTGEKPYKCNECGKTFYNKSDLTKHQRTHTGEKPYECKECGKFFSRNSYLTIHQRTHTGEKAFMCKKCENTFYHKSDYTIHKRTHRGEKSYHCDQCGKTCTCSSVLRSHQRTHTGEKPYECNECGKSFSEKSVLTVHQRIHTGEKPYKCNECGKPFYHKSDLTKHQRTHTGEKPYECSHCGKTFSCNSGLKVHQRRHIREKPYECSHCRKTSKKSVLTVHSKLHTGEKIL